DNA sequence from the Bradyrhizobium sp. CIAT3101 genome:
GGCTTCGCCGACGCCGTCGACCTCGCGCAACCGCGCCACCGGCGCATGGACGACCTCGGCGAACGAGCCGAAGGTCTTGATCAGCGTCTTTGCCAGCGGTTTGGTGTCGCGCCGGGGCAGCGCCGGAAACAGCGCCATCTCCAGCAGCTCGTAGTCGCTGAGCGCATCCGCGCCGGCGGTGTAGAAGCGCTCGCGCAGCCGCTCGCGATGGCCGAGATAATGCGGCGTCTCTTCGGGCGTGCTGTCGTCAGGCTTGGCTTTGGCGGGCATCGGCACAACCATGCCGTACGCGGCGCGTTTTGCAACCATGAAGTGTCGGGACGTCCTGCGGGCGGTTTCGCTGCCGCCCGCAGGAGGCGCCATCCAGCCTACGCCGTCAGGCCGCCCGGCGGGGTGCAGATTTCGACCAGCACGTCGCCCGGCGCGTTGCAGTAGAAATGCGGCACGCGCGCACCGCCGCCGCGATCCATGAAGGCGATCCGGCTTGGGTTCAGGCCTGCGGCCGCAAGCTCGGCGTGCTTGGCCTCGACCTCGCTCGCTTCGTCATAATAGAACCCGATGTGGAAGTTGGCGGGATAGTCGGCCGTCTCGCCTGTCTTGCCGCGCATCACGGTGAGGACGAAATCCTCCTTGTTGCGCAGGACGACGAGCGCGTCGCCGCGCCCCGCGTAGAGCGTGAAGCCGAAGAAGCGCTCGAAGAAGGCGGAAAGGGCCGCCACGTCCGACGTCGCCAGGTTGAGATGTTGCAGTCGCATGGGTCTGTCTCCGTTCAAGGTGAATGAACGGACGAGGCGAGATCCAGGCTGAGGCGGCGGCCGGGTTGACACGGTGACACGACACGCCGGTCAGCGTGACGATCGCGTCACTCTGTCCGGCCGTGGGTCCACCCGTGAAGACGGTGGCAGAATTCCTGGACAATCAGGAACAGGCCGGGCTTACCAATCCGGCCATGCCTTTTTCGGCGCGCCCTGCCTAGCAAAGATCGCGCGGAGCGGCAACGATCGTTCAACGGTCGCGCTTCAACCCCGGCACCAGCGCAGCCAGCCGGTCCCCGATCGGGCGTCCGAACATGGGGCCGCCCTGGCCTCCGGGCGGCGGCCCCGGTGGCGGTCCGCCGTGCATGCCGGGCGGCGGTGGCGGCGGGCCTGCACGGCCGACCGTCGCCTCCGCGCGGCGGTCGACGCCGAGCGTC
Encoded proteins:
- a CDS encoding VOC family protein, with the translated sequence MRLQHLNLATSDVAALSAFFERFFGFTLYAGRGDALVVLRNKEDFVLTVMRGKTGETADYPANFHIGFYYDEASEVEAKHAELAAAGLNPSRIAFMDRGGGARVPHFYCNAPGDVLVEICTPPGGLTA